Below is a window of Streptomyces sp. NBC_01429 DNA.
TCATCGCCCACATGGGAGCGGTGTGGAACGTTCCCGAAGCGATCATCGTCGCCGAGCGGCAGCCCCATGTGTACCTGGAGACCTCGGCGACCCTGGTGAGCGACGTGAGGCGGGCCTACGCGCGGCTGGGGCCGGAGAAGATCCTGATGGGCAGCGAGTGGCCCGGCTCCGACTTCGACCTGGAGCGCATGAAGATAGCGAAGGCGGTACCGGACGAGAAGGACCGCGCGCTCGTCGAGGGCGGCAACATGGCCCGCCTGCTCGGGATCACCGCGTGAGCGCCACGGCCCCCGGCACGGCACCGGCCGGCGTCGAGTCCGTCGCCGTACCCGCGTCCATGAGCACCGACGACGCCGAACTGCTCACCCGGGCACAGGAGTTGCTCGCCCATGTCTGGCGCGACGGCCGGCACGAGGTCGCCTCCGCGGTGCGTACGGCCGACGGCGCCGTGCACACCGGGGTCCACCTGGAGGGGTCCTGCCGGCGCAGTTCCATCTGCGCCGAGGGCGTCGCCCTGGGAACGGCCCGCGGGGCGTATCCCGGCGGACAGCCGCTGGAGGTCACCTCGGTCGTCTCCGTCCAGATCAAACCCGCCGGACAGTTCCGGGTGATCGCGCCGTGCGGTGTGTGCCGGGAACTGATCAGCGACTACAGCCCGGACGCGACCGTCTGGATCACCACGGCCGAGGAGAACGAGGTCGTCCCGGTCCGGGCCCTCGACCTGCTGCCGGACAAGAGCCGGCGCGCATGGTGAGCACCGGCCGCGAAAGAGAGGGAAACACCATGTCCCCAACCGTCCCCACCTCCCTGGACATCCCCGCGCTCGCCGCTGAACTGGGCGGCTCCGGAGCCCCCGTGCGGTGGGAGGAACTCACCTGGCAGCAGGCGGAGACCACCGCCGCCGACCGGAACGCCGTGATCATCCCCGTCGGCGCCACCGAACAGCACGGCCCGCACCTGCCGCTGGCCGTCGACACCCTCATCTGCCGCGCGGTCGCCCTCGGCGTCTCCGCGCTGACCGGCGTACCGGTGGTGCCGCCGCTCAGCTTCGGCGTCTCCGCCTCCCACGGCGACTTCGGCGGCACGGTGGCACTGCGTCCGGAGACGATGATCGCCGTCGTCGAGGACGTGATCGACTCCCTGTACGCCTCCGGAGTACGGCAGTTCATCCTGCTCAACGGACACATCTGGAACAACGGCGCGCTCGACGTGTCCGCCGAGAAGCTCCGGGTGCGCCACCGCGACGCCCGGGTACGGGCCCTGGGCTACGTGACGATGTACCCCGGCCCCGAGGTCGACGGACACGTGCGCTACGGCCGGGCGCTGATGCACGCCAACTTCTTCGAGACCTCGGTCATGCTGCACCTCCACCCCGAGCTGGTACGGATGGACCGGGCCACCTCGCACGTCGACGTGGACTCCTTCTGGGACTACCGGATGGACCAGGTCAGCGAGACCGGCGTCTGGGGCCGCGACGTGGCCGACGCCGACGCCGGGCACGGCGGCGCGGAGTTCGACCGCTGCCTGCTCACCACCGCCCGCGCCGTGGCCGCCGCCGTCAGCGAGCCGTGGCCCGACCCGACCCACCGTCCCGGAGCGACCGCGTGAAGATCTACGACATCACCCTGCCCATCCACCCCGAGATGCTGCACTGGGGACGCAAGCCCGAGGTCGAGATCGTCGAGTCGCTCTCCCACGGCGACGCCTCCAACGTCACCCGCTGGCGGCTCGGCGCCCACACCGGCACCCATGTCGACGCCCCCGCGCACTTCCGCGACGGTGCCACCCCCATCGACGAGGTGTCCCTGCACTCGCTGGTCGGCCCCGCCCTGGTCATCGACCTCACACACGTCGAGGGCGACGTCGAACCACACCACCTGGAGGAGGGCGGAGCCGCCGGACACGTACGGGTTCTGCTCAAGACCTCCAACTCCGCGGGCCCGCTCAAGGAGACCGAGCGCGCCCCGCGGTGGGTGGGCCTGTCCCCGGAGGCCGCCGACTGGCTGATCGCGCACGAGGTCGAACTCGTCGGCATCGACTACCTCACCATCGAGAGCCACCACCGCACCGACACCTGGGACGTCCACCACTCCCTGCTCGGCGCCGGTGTGCTCATCCTGGAGAACGCCGACCTCGACGAGGTGCCCGCCGGTACCTACGACCTGACCTGCCTGCCCGCCAAACTGGTCGGCGCCGACGGTTCCTTCGCCCGCGCCATTCTCACCACCCGGGACTGACCATGGCCACGATCGCGATCGCCGCACCCCATCCCGCCGGGATCGAGGCGGCGCGCCAGGTGGTCGACGCCGGCGGCGGCGTGGTCGACGCCGCGCTCGCCGCCGCCGCGGCGCTCACGGTGGCCTACCCCCACCAGTGCTCCATCGGCGGGGACCTCGTCGCCCTGATCCGCGACGGCGCGCGCGGCACCGTGCGCGCCGTCGTGTCGGCGGGCGCCGCCGCCGCGGCCACCGACCCCGCGCCTCTGCGGGCGGCCGGAGACCGGATGCCCGCCGGCGGCCCGCACACGGTGACCGTGCCCGGAGTCGTCGCCGGCTGGGCCGAACTCGCCCGCCTCGGAGCGCGTCTGCCGCTCGCCGGGGCGCTCGCACCGGCCACGGCCCTCGCCGAGGAAGGCGTCGCCGTCAGCGCGGGCCTGGCGCGGGCGATCCGTAACCGTCTCGACGTGGTACGGGCCGACCCGGGGCTGTCCGCGCTGCTGCTGGACAAGGCGGGAGAGCCGCTGTCCGCCGGCGCGACGCTGCTCCAGCCCGCGCTCGCCGCGACCCTGGCGGAACTCTCCGAGGACTGGCGCCACTTCTACACCGGGCCGACCGCCCGGCGCCTGGTGGCGGGCCTGCGCGCACGCGGCAGCCTCCTCGACACGGCGGACTTCGCCGCCCACCGGGCGGAGAACACCGCTCCGCTGAGCGCGACGCGCGACGGCGTCACCTGGTGGGCGGCCCCGCCGCCCAGCCAGGGCGCGGCGCTCCTGGCCGTACTCGGGCGGGGGAGCGACCCGCTGACCGCCGCCCGGCGGGCGGAGCTGAGCCGGGACGCGCTCCTGGGCGACCCCCGGTCGGGTGCCGTGGACATCGACGGCCTGCTGCTGCGCGAACAGCGCGACACCGCGGCCCTGCCCTCCGGGCCCAAACCGGCCGGGGACACGGTGGCCGTCACCGCCGTCGACGACGAGGGCAACGCGGTCACCCTCGTCCAGAGTGTGTTCCAGAGCTTCGGATCCGGCATCGCCGACCCGGCCACCGGTGTGGTGCTGCACAACCGGGGTTCGGCGTTCAGCCTGGACCCGGCGCACCCCGGAGCGCTGCGTCCGGGAGTGCGGCCGCCGCACACCCTGTGCCCGGCGCTCGCCACCGGTCCGGGGAGCGTCGTGGCACTCGGCTGCCAGGGCGGCCGGGCCCAGGCGTGGATCCTGTCGCAGGTGGCCGACGCACTCCTCGACGCCTCCGACCCGGAGGCGCTGCTGGCCCGCCCCCGCTGGGTCATCGGCTCCCGGGACCTGAACCGTCCGCGGCCCACCCTCGTCCTGGAGCCCGGCACCCCGGAATCGGACCGCCTGACCGCCGTCGCGCACCGGCTGGGCCTGGCGGTGGCCGAGACACCGGGACCGCACGACGAGGCGGGCCACGTACAGACGGCACGGCTGCGCGCGGGCGTGCTCGACGCGGCGAGCGACCCGAGGGCGGACGGGACGGCCGCGGTTCTCACCGGCGCAGCGTCCTGACCGCCCGGGTCGGGGCCTGTCCTGTCCGAACTCCTGTGCGCGCCGGAGCAGTTCGGACGGCAGGCGCGGCCGGACCCCGTCGACCGTCCTCGCGGAACGTGTGCCTGATCCCGCCGCTGGTGAAAAGAGCCCCGTCGCGGGGCCACGGGCCCTCCGGCGTCGGCGCGGGCCCCGGATAGACTCCTTCGCATGGTCCGATCGTCTCGTGATGCCACGAACCCCGGGATGTGGCGGCGCGAGACGGGCACCGTGGTGCGCCGGGCCGCGGCACTTCCGGAGCAGGCGACAGCCCCCTTCGTCATCACCGCGGGCTCGCGGGTTCCCCGCGTTCCCACGGAGTGGGCCCCGCACTCGCATCCCCTGCACGAGCTGGTCTGGGTGCGCGGGGGAACACTGACGTCCCGTGTGGAGAAACGTATCTTCACCGTGTCCGAGGGGCACGGGCTGTGGATGCCGGCCGGAGTGGTGCACGGAGGCCGGGCGACGGCGGGTGCGGAGTTCTACGACGCCTTCTTCGCCCCCGACCGCACGCCGTTCGCGTTCGCGGAACCGGTCGCGATCGCGATGACGCCGGTGCTGGAGTCGTTGCTGACCCATCTCTCCCGCACGGATCTCGATGCCGCGGCCAGGGCGCGGGCGGAGTCGGTCGTGTTCGATGTGCTCCAGCCGTCGGAGCGCCAGTTCGCGCTGCGGTTGCCCGGTGACGCCCGGATCGACGCGATCGCCGAAGCCCTGCTGGACGACCCCGCCGACTGCCGCTCGCTGGAGGAGTGGGCCCGCGCGCTGGGAATCAGCGACCGTACGGTCACCCGCGCGTTCCGCCACGCGACCGGGCTGTCCTTCGCGCAGTGGCGACAGGCGCTGCGCGTCCACCGGGCGCTGACGCTGCTCTCCGACGGACTCGACGTGCAGACCGTCTCCGAGACGCTCGGCTACGCGCAGCCCAGCACCTTCATCGCCGCCTTCCGGCGGGTCATGGGAACCACGCCCGGCGCGTTCTTCGACGCGGCCGACGGCACCCCGGCCGGTGTCCGCAATGCCGTATCGCGTGTCCAGAACTCCTGATTGCCGACAGGGCGAGCGGAATATAACCTTCCTGAAGTTAGGTAACCCTTAGTTCCGCGTGCGGTGGTTTCCGGGCGCTGGAGAGTCTGCGGCCCGGTCGGCAACGGCCGGACGGAGGGTGCCGCATTCGTTGCTCCTCCAACCATCCGGACCCCATCAATGTGTACGAACTCCTCCCGGCGCACCGGTCGGCCCGCGGCCGGTCCGGCCACGCCGCCGGTGGCCGCCCTCAGCGGGCACGATCTTGTACTGCGGTACGGCGGGACACCGGTCGTCCACGGCGTCTCGCTGGCCCTGGAGACCGGTCGCGCGACCGCTCTGGTGGGGCCGAACGGCAGTGGGAAGTCCACACTGCTGCGCGCGCTCTCCCGACTGCACCGGCTGGACGGCGGCCGGGTGACACTCGGACCCCGTGACGGACATCCCGAGCGCGAGGCAGCCCTGCTCAGCGCCCGCCAGTTCGCACGCGAGGTCACACTCTTCTCCCAATCGAGGCCGGCGCCCCAAGGACTGACGGTGGCGGAGGTCGTGGCATTCGGACGCCACCCCTACCGCCGCGGCTTCGGCGGCCTGACCGCCGAGGACCGGAGCGCCATCGACCACGCCATGAGTGTCACCGGCGTGCGGGACATGGCCGGCCGGCCCGTCGGGGAACTCTCCGGCGGGGAGATGCAGCGTGTCTGGCTCGCGGCCTGCCTGGCCCAGGACACCGGTGTCGTGCTGCTGGACGAGCCGACGAACCACCTGGACCTGCGCTATCAGATCGAGACGCTCGACCTGGTGCGCGATCTCGTCGAGGAGCACGGCGCCGCGGTGGGGATCGTGCTGCACGACCTCGACCAGGCATCCCGCGTCGCCGACACACTGATCCTGATGCGCTCCGGCCGTGTGCACGCCGCGGGCGCGCCCGCCGACGTCCTCACCGCGGAGAACATCGGCGCGGTCTACGACATCCGTGTCGACGTCGGGACGGACCCTCGCACGGGCCGTCTCCGCATCGACCCACTCGGGCGGCACACCGCCCGGAGCGGCGCATCCGCCGCTCCGACGAATCGCAAGAAAGAGGACCTTTCATGAACCGTGCCCGTCGCCTGGCGGTGTCAGCCTCCGCAGGGCTCGTCGTCCTCGCCGCAACGGCCTGCGGCACGACCAGTGTCGACAAGGCCGGGACCGGCAGCAGCACGGCGCCCGCGTCGAAGAGCTGCTCCGAGGACACCACGACGACCTCGAAGAAGCCGGTGTCCTTCAAGGACGGCGTCGGCCGGCAGATCACGCTCGACAAGCCCGCCACACGCATCGCGGTCCTGGAATGGCAGCAGATCGAGGACGCGCTCACCCTGTGCGTCACCCCCACCGCGGTCTCCGACGCGAAGGGATACCGCACCTGGGTCAGCGCGGAGAAGCTGCCCGGCGGGGTGACGGATGTCGGCACCCGTGAGGAGCCCGACCTCGACACCCTGTACGCGGCGAAGCCCGACCTCATCGTCGTGGAGGCGTTCAAGGCCGACGACGAGACCATCAAGAAGCTGGAGAAGCGAGGCGTCCCCGTGATGGCCACGCGAGGCGCGAATCCGGCCGACCCGATCGGGAACATGCGCGACGTGTTCAGCATGATCGGCAAGGCGACGGGACGCACCGAGCGGGCCGACCAGGTGCTCAAGCAGTTCGACGCGCACCTCGCGACCGCCAAGAAGCAGGTGACCGACGCCGATCTGCCGACGAAGGACTTCCTGTTCTTCGACGGATGGCTCCAGGGCGGCAACCTCACGGTCCGCCCGTACGCCAAGGGCGCCCTGTTCACCGAGATAGGCGAGCAGCTCGGCATGGAGCCCGCGTGGACGAACGACGTCAACAAGTCCCACGGCGACGGGGGAGTCGACCCCTCCTACGGCCTGGCGCAGACCGACGTCGAGGGACTCAGCGCGGTGGGCAACGCCAACCTCTTCTACGCCAACGACGAAGGCGTGGGGGGCTACGTCACGGCGCTGGAGAAGAGCCCGATCTGGAAGTCCCTCCCGGCCGTGAAGGAAGGCCGCGCGCACTCCTTCCCGGCGCGCGTGTGGGGCGCCGGCGGTCCGCGCTCCTGCGAGCAGGCGATCGACGCGTACGTCGACGTACTCGCCAAGAAGTGAGCACACCGCCGATATCGGCACCCGGACGGAGACCGCTGCCGCACGCCGACCAAGGCGGCGGTCCCACCGGGGTGGCCGTCCTGGCACTCCTTCTCGTCGTGACCACCCTGGTGGGCATGTGGCACCTGACGCAAGGGACGTCGGGCGTGGGCGTCGGGGACCTGGTGCGGTACCTCACCGGTGAACCGGCGCACGCCGGCGGGGCGCCGGTCGGTGAGATCCTCACCGGCTCGCGCCTGCCGCGCCTGTTCGCGGGTGTCGCGGTGGGCCTCGCCCTCGGCTGCGCCGGCGCGCTGCTGCAGTCCGTCACGCGCAACGCGCTCGCCTCACCCGACACCCTGGCGGTCACGGCCGGGGCCTACTTCACACTCTCGCTCGTCGCGGCCCTCGGCCTCGCCGTCCCGCTGTGGGCGTCGGGCGCCGTCGCCTTCGCCGGCGGTCTGCTCGCGGCGGCGCTCGTGCTGGTCCTCGCGGGCCGGGCCGCGGGCACCACGGGCACCCGCCTCATCCTCGCCGGATCGGCGACGGCGATGGCCCTGGACGCGGCGACCGCGATGCTGCTCATCCTGTTCAAACAGAACACGACCGGTCTCTTCGCCTGGGGAAGCGGGTCGCTCGCGCAACTGAACATCGACGCGTCGGTACGCGCCTTCCCTCTCGTGGCCACGGTGCTGTGCGTCGCCCTGGCGCTGTCCCGCAGACTCGACGTGATGAACCTCGGCGACGACGCCGCGTCCACCCTCGGTGTGCCGATCCGTACCACCCGCGTGACCGCCGTGCTCTGCGCGGTGCTCCTGACCAGCACGGCGGTGACACTCGCGGGCCCGATCGCCTTCGTCGGACTCGGCGCCCCCGTCCTGACCCGCCTGATCGCGGGACGGGTCAGGGCGCTGCACCGGCACCTCTTCCTGGTGCCCGCGTCCGGGCTGCTGGGCGCCTTGCTCATCCTGCTCGCGGACGCGTCGCTGCGTGCGGTGCAGGGCGCCGACGGGGCCGCCTCCATTCCCACCGGTGTGCCGACCGCGCTGCTCGGCGCCGTCGTGATCGTGGTCCTCGCCCTCCGCCTCCGCGATACGGGCCAGCTCCGCCGGCCACCGCACGCGCCGGTCGGCGCACGGTCGCGCCGGGCGTTCCTCCTCGTCGTGCTCGGCGCGGTGGCACTGCTGGCCGCTGCGGTCTTCGTGGCGATCCTCGCGGGCAGCCTCTGGCTGCGGACGGGGGACATCGCGCTCTGGCTCCGGGGAACCGCCCCGGACCTGATCGGCCAGGCGCTCGACGACCGAGTCCCGCGCGTGGTCGCGGCGGTCCTCGCCGGCGCGGCGCTCGGACTGGCCGGATGCGCCGTGCAGAGCGCGGTGCGCAACCCACTGGCGGAGCCGGGTGTGCTCGGCATCACGGCGGGCGCCGGGCTGGGGGCGGTGAGTGTCGTGACCTCGGGCCTGCCCGGCGGACGGCCACTGCTCGTCGCAGCGGCCGTCGTGACGGGGCTCGCCACGTTCGGGGTGATCGCCATGCTGGCCTGGCGCGGCGGCCTCCTGCCCGACCGGTTCGTACTGATCGGCATCGGCTGCGGGTACGGCCTCAGCTCCATCACCACGTTCCTCCTGCTGCGCGCCGACCCGTGGAACACGCCCCGGATCCTCACCTGGCTCTCCGGCACGACCTACGGGCGCACACTGCCCGATGTCGTACCGATCGCGATGGCACTCGCGCTCGCGCTCCCCACGCTGCTCGCCATGCGCGGCCGGCTCGACCTGCTCGCCGTCGACGAGGACACCCCGCGCATCGTCGGCGTCAGGCTGGAACGCACCCGCTTCGCCGCACTGGCGATCGCGGCGGTGCTCGCGGCACTCAGCGTGATCGCCATCGGCGTCGTCGGCTTCGTGGGGCTCGTCGCCCCGCACCTCGCCCGGTCACTGGTAGGTGCCCGGCACGGCCGCGCGATCCCGGTCGCGATGCTCCTCGGCGCGCTGCTGGTGTGCGTCGCCGACACCCTCGGCCGCACGCTCGTCGCACCGGCCCAGATACCGGCGGGCCTCATGATCGCCCTGGTCGGCGCTCCGTACTTCATCTGGGTGCTCCGGCAGTCCCGCGCATGACGCCGGGCGGCGCACCCGCTTCGGCCGGCCCGGACCTCAGGGTCCGGGGCCGCGCCGTCATGGAGACCCCACGGGCCGCGAGCCCCGCCCTCCACACACCCCCTCCGACCCGTCAGGAGTGCCGGAATGCCGCCTCACCGGGGAACGCCCGTGAAGAGCACCGTCGTCCCGTTCGAGCCCGACACACTGCCGACCCCGCTGAAGCGGCTCGTCCACCACGACGTACTGGAACGCTGGCGCGCGGTCGACCGGTCCGCCCACGCCCCGCACCTCGTGGCCGTTCCCGGGGACGACGGCGGGGACTGGACCGCTGCCGCACTCGTGACGGCCCGCCCGCACACGGCCTACCTGAAGATCGTCGATGCCGTCGGTGACGTACCGGCGGCCGTCGGCGCCGTGGTCTCCCACGCACGCCACCGGGGGCTCGCGCAGGTCAAGTGGGAAGGGTGGACGGCGAGCGCCGGGGCGGCCGCCGCCGTCGGCTTCGCCCCGCTGCGTCTTCCGCTCGCGCGGGCCCGGGACGCGCAGGGGCCGGGCTCCGGCTACGTGCGCTGGCTGTCCGACGGCGCGGTGACCGAACCCCCGTACTACGGGCAGACGACGCACTTCACGTGCGGCGCCGTCACCGCCCTGATCGCGCAGGCACACGCGGGGACGCTGCCGGAGGAGTCGCTCGACCGCCCGGCGGAGCTGACCCTGTGGCGCGACGCGACGAACTTCCCCGCGTGCGAGCCCGTCGGACTGGGCGTCGCCGTGCGCCGAGCGTGGCCGTCGTCCCCGGTCACGGTCTTTCTCGACACGGACCGGCCCATCCTGCTCGACCACCTTCCGGAGAGCGAGCAGGAGTGGCGTGCCGTGCTCCAGCGCACAGCGCGGACGGACGCCGGACGGACCGGTGTCCCGATCGACTCGCACCACCTGCCCATGACCGCGATCCGGAGCGCGATCGGCAGCCGGGAGCACGTGCTGCTCCTGGTCTCGCTCGCAGGGATGCAGGGATTCGACGTGCCGCACTGGGTGCTCTGCCACGGCGCCGTACCCGGCGCCGTGGTGATCGAGGACCCCTGGGCCAACGCGGCCGCGGGGGACACCTGGGTCGACGCCCACCTGCTGCCCGTACCCGACGCGTCCCTCGACGTGATGTCGACGATCTCGCCGGACCGCTACCGCGGTGCCGTGGTCATCGGCTGCCCGGAGCGGCGCGACGCGGCCTCTTCCGAGCCGGCCGAGGAGTAGATCCTCATTCCGCCGCGCAGGCGCGATCCCGCGAGGGCCGCTCGCCCGTGGTCAGGAAGCGGGTCACCGCGTCCTTCGCGCACTCGTTCTTGCCGAACGGGTAGACGCCGTGACCGCCCTCGTCGGCCGTGACCATGGTGGCCCGCTTGCCGAACGCCTGCCGCAGCTCGCGGGCGCCGACCAGCGGTGTGCCGGGGTCGCGCTCGTTCTGCACCATGAGGATGTTCGACGGGCCCCGGTCGCCGATGCGCACCTGCGGCTCGACAGGGCTGGTCGGCCAGTACGCGCACGGGCCGATATTGGCCGTTACCGCGCCCAGCATCGGGTAGCGGAGCCGGTCGACGGCGACGTGCCTCTGGTAGGTGCGAACCGAGCGCGGCCAGCGCGAGTCGCCGCAGATCACGGCGAGACGGACGGAGGAGAGGTTCTCGATGTTCTCCCAGGGCTGCGCGGGCGGCTGGGCCGGCAGCGGTATGTCCGTGTCGAGGGCCTTCCACAGTTCGGCCAGCTCGGTCAGGCCCGCCTCGGTGTAGAGGGAGCCGAAGGTCGCGCCCCGGAAGAGGGTTCCGTCGACCTCGCGGACCGGCTTCCTGTCCAGCCGCGCGGCAAGTTCGTAGTACTTGGCGGTCACCTGCGCGGGGGTGGCTCCCAGGCCGTACTCGGGGTGCTCGGCGGCGAACTTCGCGAAGTCCGGGAAGCGGTCCTGGAGGCCGTGGGCGAACATCCGCATGGCGGTCGCGTCGTAGCCGCCGGGGCCCAGGTTGCTGTCGAGCACGATCCGGTCGCTGTGCCGCGGGAACATCGTCGTGTACACGGCGCCGAGGTAGCTGCCGTAGGACGCCCCGTCGTACGAGATCTTCGGTTCGCCCAGCGCGGCCCGGATACGGTCCATGTCCCGCGCGGTGTTCGCGGTGGTGGTGTGCGGCAGCAGCGACGCCGTCTTCGATGTGGCGCACTGCTCGGCGACGGTCTTCGCGTACGTCGCCTCCTTCGCGACGTCCGCGAGGGTGTCCGGCTGCTTCGGGAAGTTGCCCCGGGCCTGCTGCTCCGGTGTCAGGTCGCAGGTCACGGGGGTGCTGTGGCCGACACCGCGCGGGTCGAACCCGATCACGTCGTAGGAGTCCAGGACGCTCTGCGGCAGACCGACCAGCTTGAGCAGGGCCGGGTAGTTGAGCCCGGCCCCGCCGGGGCCGCCCGGATTGGTGAACAGCACGCCCCGACGCTTCTCCGGCTTCGTGCTGGCCAGGCGGGAGATGGCGACCTCTATCGTCTTCCTCTCCGGGTGCCGGTAGTCGAGCGGGACATCGAGGACCGAGCACTCCAGCCCCGGCAGGGCGGAGTCCTCGGGACACTCGCCCCACCGCACGGTGCTCGGCGTCTTCGCGCTCTGCGTCTCCGCCGCCGAGGTCCCCGGGACGGCGACCACCGCTATCGCGGCGGCGGTGAGGCCGAGGGACAAGGTTCTGCGCATATGGCTTCCTCCTGGGCGGCGCTCCGGGACTCGGGCGCCTGGATCGAATGCGGGAGACGTGGGGACGGGATGAGGCAAGTGACGTCGCCGGACTAGCAGTTCATCCGGACCAGGACGTCGAGCTGAGCGGGGTTGTAGAGGTCGACCACCGCCAGGACGATCG
It encodes the following:
- a CDS encoding alpha/beta hydrolase encodes the protein MRRTLSLGLTAAAIAVVAVPGTSAAETQSAKTPSTVRWGECPEDSALPGLECSVLDVPLDYRHPERKTIEVAISRLASTKPEKRRGVLFTNPGGPGGAGLNYPALLKLVGLPQSVLDSYDVIGFDPRGVGHSTPVTCDLTPEQQARGNFPKQPDTLADVAKEATYAKTVAEQCATSKTASLLPHTTTANTARDMDRIRAALGEPKISYDGASYGSYLGAVYTTMFPRHSDRIVLDSNLGPGGYDATAMRMFAHGLQDRFPDFAKFAAEHPEYGLGATPAQVTAKYYELAARLDRKPVREVDGTLFRGATFGSLYTEAGLTELAELWKALDTDIPLPAQPPAQPWENIENLSSVRLAVICGDSRWPRSVRTYQRHVAVDRLRYPMLGAVTANIGPCAYWPTSPVEPQVRIGDRGPSNILMVQNERDPGTPLVGARELRQAFGKRATMVTADEGGHGVYPFGKNECAKDAVTRFLTTGERPSRDRACAAE